CACGCCGATCATCCCCAGCGCGCCGATGGTGAAGGCGGCCGTGGTCCAAGGCATGCGCTGCCCGATGCCGGCCATTTGGCTGATGCGGTGCACGCCCAGCGTTTCGGCGTAGTTGCCGGCGCAGAAAAACAGCGTGATCTTCATGATGCCTTGGTGCACCAGATGCACCAGACCGCCGATGGTGCCGGCTGGGCCGAACAGCGCCACCCCGAGCACGATGTACGAGACCTGGCTCACGGTCGAGTAGGCCAAGCGGCGCTTCAGGTCGTCTTGCGTCAGGGCGCGCAACGAGCCAAAGACGATGGTCACCGAAGCCACCACGGCCAGCGGCAGCAGCACACCCAAATTGTGCGCAAACTCGATGCCAAAGACTTCATAGACCACGCGCACGATGCCAAAGGCCCCGGCCTTGACCACGGCCACCGCGTGCAGCAGCGCCGACACCGGGGCCGGGGCCACCATGGCTTGCGGCAGCCAGCCATGCAGCGGCGCGATCGCCGCTTTGACGCCCAGCCCGGCGATGAACAGGGCAAAAATCCCCACCAGCATCCAGTTTTCTACGCCTGCCGTGGCCTCCAGCGCAACCAAGGCGCCGCCGGAGCGGAACTCCACCGGCCCCACCAGCGTTTGCAACCAGACGATGGCGGCCAGCAGCACCACCCCGCCGCCCAAGGTGTAGGCGAGGTAGCGCGCCCCGGCTTGCAGCACCTGCGGGGTGCCGCGGTGCACCACCAGCGGGTAGGTGGCTAGGGTGAGCAGTTCGTAGAACAAAAAGAAGGTGAGCAGATTGCCCGAGAGCGCAATGCCCACCGTGGCCGTGACGCACAGGCTGAAAAAACCAAAAAACCGGCTGCGGTTGGGCGAGTGCTCGAGGTAGCCGATGGCATAGACGGTGGTGAGCAGCCACAGCACCGCCGACAGGGTGACGAACAGCAGCCCGAGCGGGTCGGCGCGCAGCAGCAGCTCGTGCCCGGGCAGGAAGGGCAGGCGCAGCTCGTAGCTGATGCCCTGCTGCGTGCCCCACAGCATGGCCGCCACGCACGCCAGCTTGAGCACGGCCGCGCCCAGGTTGAGCGCGCTGCGCCAGCCCACGCTGCGCTCGGGCAGAAAAAATATGATCAACCCAGCCAGCAGCGAGCTGGCCAGGGTCAGGGGCAGCAGCCAGTCGTTCATGTGCCGCCCCAGTGCCCCAGCAGGGCGTCGGCCGCCAGCCAGTCGCTAAAGGCAGCCGCACCGAAGCCGCCGAAGGCCGCCAGCAGCGCCAGCGCCAGCGCGCACAGCGACAGCCGCTGCGGCAAGGGCGCGCGCGCCTCAAAGGCTTCGGAGGCCGGCAAAAAAGCCAGTCGCAACACCCGAAATACGTAGGCCGCGCTGAGCAGGGTGCCGCCCAGCAGCCACAGCAACCAGGGCCACTGGTCGGCCAGCAGGGCGGCTTGCATCATCTGCCACTTGGCGGCAAAACCCAGACTGGGGGGCAGGCCGATCAGGCTCACGCCGGCCAGCGTGAGTGCGGCAAAGGCCAGCGGCTCGCGCGCCACCGCGCCGCGCAGGCTGGCCAGATCGTCGCGCCCGGCCGACAGCACCAGCACCCCGGCGGCCAAAAACATGGCGGCCTTGGCCAGCCCATGCGCCAGCAGGTGCAGCACCGTGGCCTCGAGCGCCAGCGCCGCCCCCAAGCCACCCGGCAGCAGCCAGGCCAGCGGCAGGAACAGGTAGCCCACCTGGGCCACGCTGGAGTAGGCGATGAGCATCTTGATTTTGCGCTGCGTCAGGGCCAGCACCGAACCCCAGACGCTGGCCACCAGCCCCAGCAGCGCCAGCAGCAGCCCGAGCAGGGCCAAGTCCAGCACCGGGGCCAGCTCCAGCCACAGGCGCAGCAAAATCAGCAGCGACACCTTTAGCACCAGCGCCGACAGCAGCGCGCTCACCGGCGTGACGGCGTTGCCGTGCGCCGCCGGCAGCCAAAAATGCAGCGGCGCCAGCGCGGTTTTGAGCGCCAGCGCCACCAGCGCCAGCGCCAACGCCAGTTTGGCGGCCCAAGTGGAGCTGCCGGTTGCGGCCAGGTGTGCCCCGACCGAATCCAACGCCAAGCTGCCCGTGCTGGCGTAGAGCAGCACCACGGCGAGCAGAAACAGGTTCGAGGCCAGCAGGGCCGCCAGCAGGTAGCGCAGCGCCGCCGCCAGCGCCGTGCTCTGGCCGGTGAGGGCGGTGAGGCCCACGGCGGCCAGCCCGACCAGCTCCAGCGCCACGTAGAGGTTGAACAGGTCGGCCGACAGATAACCGGCGTTCAGGCCTGCCCACAGCATCCAGGCCAAGGGCCAGAAGCGCCGCGCCAGCTCGGAGCCGTGCGCGAAGTAGGCTTGGGCGTAGAGCAGCACCGCGGCATAGACGAGCAGCGTGAGCACCAGCATGGCTTGCGCCAGCCGGTCGGCGTGCAGCCCAATCCCCAGC
This sequence is a window from Serpentinimonas maccroryi. Protein-coding genes within it:
- a CDS encoding complex I subunit 5 family protein, which translates into the protein MNDWLLPLTLASSLLAGLIIFFLPERSVGWRSALNLGAAVLKLACVAAMLWGTQQGISYELRLPFLPGHELLLRADPLGLLFVTLSAVLWLLTTVYAIGYLEHSPNRSRFFGFFSLCVTATVGIALSGNLLTFFLFYELLTLATYPLVVHRGTPQVLQAGARYLAYTLGGGVVLLAAIVWLQTLVGPVEFRSGGALVALEATAGVENWMLVGIFALFIAGLGVKAAIAPLHGWLPQAMVAPAPVSALLHAVAVVKAGAFGIVRVVYEVFGIEFAHNLGVLLPLAVVASVTIVFGSLRALTQDDLKRRLAYSTVSQVSYIVLGVALFGPAGTIGGLVHLVHQGIMKITLFFCAGNYAETLGVHRISQMAGIGQRMPWTTAAFTIGALGMIGVPPVAGFISKWYLGLGAIEAGLGWVLAVLLFSSLLNAAYFLPILRLAWFEAPPPSWPHEAHAAHAAHAAHAAHQNRPAHAHPTVADDAAPPPRTGDAAPLLLLPTLCAAALALLAGLAAGVPLSPLDWVRFITATEYLP
- a CDS encoding complex I subunit 5 family protein: MTEGLLLPLLVLWPLAVGLGVYALPERASAALQVLGTVVMAGLVVGVLASPEPLRAALGGWAAPLGIGLHADRLAQAMLVLTLLVYAAVLLYAQAYFAHGSELARRFWPLAWMLWAGLNAGYLSADLFNLYVALELVGLAAVGLTALTGQSTALAAALRYLLAALLASNLFLLAVVLLYASTGSLALDSVGAHLAATGSSTWAAKLALALALVALALKTALAPLHFWLPAAHGNAVTPVSALLSALVLKVSLLILLRLWLELAPVLDLALLGLLLALLGLVASVWGSVLALTQRKIKMLIAYSSVAQVGYLFLPLAWLLPGGLGAALALEATVLHLLAHGLAKAAMFLAAGVLVLSAGRDDLASLRGAVAREPLAFAALTLAGVSLIGLPPSLGFAAKWQMMQAALLADQWPWLLWLLGGTLLSAAYVFRVLRLAFLPASEAFEARAPLPQRLSLCALALALLAAFGGFGAAAFSDWLAADALLGHWGGT